One window from the genome of Clostridiales bacterium encodes:
- a CDS encoding phosphatase PAP2 family protein produces MDFEADIIKALQHMQNGFSDFMWQAITQLGTELIFLAVAVVLYWVLDKRYAYRFFNVYILGVAVTNFLKLGFKRTRPFNAYPDKVHSIGDPETTYSFPSGHTESISSISTLLTIKYGKKQIAVPIVCAAATLLVMISRMYLGQHYLSDVFAGLTVGVFCAIAFNALLSLFGDKEEWFVIPNVVISVIILSVLGGLNMLSTASGGDILKGLGAFLAFGIGYFVEKRYVKYDIAEYRKVWWKVALRLVIGLGVAVGIQYGFKLFLPKSIPMLYCFFRYFIMAAWASVVAPALFKAIKI; encoded by the coding sequence TTGGATTTCGAAGCCGATATTATAAAAGCCTTACAGCATATGCAAAACGGCTTTTCAGACTTCATGTGGCAGGCGATAACGCAGCTTGGCACGGAGCTGATATTCCTTGCCGTTGCCGTCGTGCTGTATTGGGTATTGGACAAGCGCTATGCGTACAGGTTTTTCAACGTGTACATTCTAGGCGTTGCTGTGACTAACTTCCTTAAACTTGGTTTTAAGCGGACAAGACCGTTTAACGCGTACCCCGATAAAGTACACAGTATAGGCGATCCCGAAACTACGTACTCGTTCCCGTCGGGACATACAGAAAGCATTTCGTCCATATCGACCTTGCTCACGATCAAGTACGGGAAAAAGCAGATCGCAGTGCCGATAGTATGCGCGGCGGCGACGCTTCTTGTCATGATCTCGCGTATGTACTTAGGTCAGCATTATTTGTCAGACGTTTTCGCGGGTCTTACAGTAGGTGTGTTTTGCGCGATAGCATTCAACGCGCTATTATCGCTGTTCGGCGATAAAGAAGAATGGTTCGTAATACCTAACGTAGTTATTTCCGTGATCATTTTGAGCGTGCTCGGCGGACTTAATATGCTGTCGACCGCGAGCGGCGGCGATATATTAAAGGGCCTTGGCGCGTTCCTCGCGTTCGGCATAGGGTATTTCGTAGAAAAGCGCTACGTTAAGTACGATATAGCCGAGTACCGCAAGGTTTGGTGGAAGGTCGCGTTAAGGCTTGTTATCGGCTTGGGCGTAGCGGTTGGAATACAGTACGGCTTTAAGCTGTTCTTGCCTAAGAGCATCCCCATGCTGTATTGCTTTTTCAGATATTTTATAATGGCGGCGTGGGCGTCGGTTGTCGCACCCGCATTGTTCAAGGCGATAAAAATTTAA
- the rsxC gene encoding electron transport complex subunit RsxC yields MRSKTFKRGIKVPHSKQTSEQSLAECATPALVYIPLSQHIGKPAAPCVSVGDEVKAGTLVGEGDGFVSANVFSSVSGVVKSIENRRTVSGKRCAHVVIQNDGLYQTQYLPDIADRSPESLLQRIKDAGLVGMGGAGFPSHVKFSPKAQIDTFIINAAECEPYITCDYRLLVEHAKSVIIGAGYLAKTLGLDKVFFGVEDNKPKAIEILNATARELEKNIEVVPLASKYPQGAEKQLIYAVTGRKVPIGKLPADVGVVVGNAHTAFAMYEAVELNKPLYRRALTVCGDGVTVTANLWVRIGTLYADCVAFCGGVKDDCAKLISGGPMMGFALDSLDYSVTKTTGSILALSGGRANTQNPQPCINCAKCASVCPMRLMPMYIDAYTLRGDYKSAKKYGAESCMECGCCAYTCPAKRPIVQSVKLAKAKIKELNL; encoded by the coding sequence GTGAGATCGAAAACCTTCAAACGCGGTATCAAGGTACCGCACAGCAAGCAAACGTCGGAGCAGTCTCTTGCGGAGTGCGCTACGCCCGCGCTTGTGTACATACCGCTGTCGCAGCATATCGGTAAACCCGCCGCCCCGTGCGTAAGCGTGGGCGACGAGGTCAAAGCCGGCACGCTCGTGGGCGAGGGCGACGGTTTCGTTTCGGCTAACGTTTTTTCGTCCGTTTCGGGCGTGGTAAAGAGCATAGAAAACAGGCGCACGGTTAGCGGCAAGCGGTGTGCGCACGTAGTTATACAAAACGACGGGCTCTATCAAACGCAGTATCTTCCCGATATAGCCGACAGATCGCCCGAAAGCCTATTGCAGCGCATAAAGGACGCGGGGCTCGTCGGCATGGGCGGCGCGGGCTTCCCGTCGCACGTCAAGTTTTCGCCGAAAGCCCAAATCGATACGTTCATCATTAACGCCGCCGAGTGCGAGCCGTACATAACCTGCGATTACCGCTTGCTTGTCGAGCACGCAAAAAGCGTGATAATCGGCGCGGGCTATCTTGCAAAAACGCTGGGGCTCGACAAGGTCTTTTTCGGCGTCGAGGACAACAAGCCCAAAGCGATCGAAATTCTAAACGCTACGGCGCGCGAGCTTGAAAAGAATATCGAGGTCGTGCCGCTTGCGAGCAAGTACCCGCAGGGCGCAGAAAAGCAGTTGATCTATGCCGTGACGGGCAGGAAAGTACCGATCGGTAAGCTTCCAGCGGACGTCGGCGTGGTGGTAGGCAACGCGCACACGGCGTTCGCCATGTACGAGGCGGTCGAGCTCAATAAACCGCTATACCGCAGGGCTCTTACCGTTTGCGGCGACGGTGTGACCGTGACCGCTAATCTTTGGGTGCGTATCGGCACGCTGTATGCGGACTGCGTGGCGTTCTGCGGCGGGGTAAAGGACGATTGCGCAAAGCTGATTTCGGGCGGACCCATGATGGGGTTTGCGCTCGACAGCCTTGATTATTCGGTTACCAAAACGACGGGATCAATACTCGCGCTTAGCGGCGGTCGCGCCAATACTCAAAACCCGCAGCCGTGCATAAACTGCGCTAAGTGCGCTTCCGTTTGCCCCATGCGCTTAATGCCTATGTATATCGACGCGTACACGCTGCGCGGCGATTACAAGTCGGCAAAAAAATACGGCGCGGAGAGTTGTATGGAGTGCGGTTGCTGCGCGTACACGTGCCCCGCAAAACGCCCGATTGTGCAGTCCGTCAAGCTCGCAAAGGCAAAAATCAAGGAATTAAATTTATGA
- a CDS encoding 3-oxoacyl-ACP reductase FabG yields the protein MKRTVLITGGSRGIGRQMAIDFGNAGYNVIINYNKSEKQAIELVNELNAKEIACQAIRADVSKADEVKRMADEIMFGKVDTLINNAGIAHMSLLQTDTEEDFDRVIGVDLKGVWLVTRAFLPDMIANGFGRIINISSFWAERGSSTETAYSAAKAGVNGLTKALSREVGEYVTVNAIVAGLIATDMNDPVPPDALFRIVDNTPVRRIGRPEDISHAALFLAEEKSSFINGALLHVDGGY from the coding sequence ATGAAAAGAACGGTACTGATAACGGGCGGCTCGCGCGGAATAGGCAGGCAAATGGCTATCGATTTCGGCAATGCGGGCTATAACGTTATTATCAATTATAATAAGTCCGAAAAGCAGGCTATTGAGCTTGTAAACGAGCTTAACGCCAAAGAAATAGCTTGTCAGGCTATCCGTGCCGACGTGTCGAAAGCCGACGAAGTAAAGCGCATGGCGGACGAGATAATGTTCGGCAAGGTCGATACGCTTATCAATAACGCAGGCATTGCGCACATGAGCCTTTTGCAGACCGATACCGAGGAGGACTTCGATAGGGTCATAGGCGTCGATCTTAAAGGCGTATGGCTCGTTACGCGCGCGTTCCTGCCCGATATGATAGCTAACGGATTCGGGCGTATAATCAATATCAGCTCGTTCTGGGCGGAGCGCGGGTCGAGTACCGAGACGGCGTACTCGGCGGCTAAGGCGGGCGTAAACGGGCTTACCAAGGCGCTCTCGCGCGAGGTGGGCGAATATGTGACGGTAAACGCTATCGTAGCGGGGCTTATCGCTACCGATATGAATGATCCAGTACCGCCCGACGCGCTGTTCCGTATAGTCGATAACACGCCCGTGCGCAGAATAGGGCGCCCCGAGGATATTTCACACGCCGCGCTGTTCCTCGCCGAAGAAAAATCGTCGTTCATTAACGGCGCGCTTCTCCACGTCGACGGCGGATATTAG
- the rimI gene encoding ribosomal protein S18-alanine N-acetyltransferase, which produces MITVRKAEKADGERIAELENAYIDCPWSKDQIVSEIESENACFLVADDGGEVIGYLSGEITVDECEISNIAVAEWFRRRGVGTRLFEKFIECVRERKVTTVFLLVRDDNTPAIGLYKAMGFEEVGRRRKYYVKDKDALIMRLNF; this is translated from the coding sequence GTGATAACCGTTCGCAAAGCCGAAAAAGCCGACGGTGAGCGCATAGCCGAGCTCGAAAACGCATATATCGACTGCCCGTGGTCGAAAGATCAAATCGTAAGTGAGATAGAAAGCGAAAACGCGTGCTTTCTCGTGGCTGACGACGGCGGCGAGGTAATAGGGTATCTGTCTGGTGAGATAACGGTAGACGAGTGCGAAATATCCAATATCGCCGTCGCCGAGTGGTTCAGGCGGCGGGGCGTAGGCACTAGGCTTTTCGAAAAATTTATAGAGTGTGTTCGCGAGCGGAAAGTAACCACGGTCTTCTTGCTTGTTCGCGACGACAATACGCCCGCAATCGGACTCTATAAAGCTATGGGGTTCGAGGAAGTGGGCAGGCGAAGGAAATACTACGTTAAAGATAAAGACGCGCTGATAATGCGACTTAATTTTTAA
- a CDS encoding sulfite exporter TauE/SafE family protein yields the protein MTADHLIIIISALGGVIGGMGMGGGTLLIPLLTLGAGVEQHLAQAINLIAFVPMSITALFIHRKNGYVDVKNSWVIAIVALVGAVGGSLLSAHAGGYVLRACYGAFLIALGAVQLFKAVFTTIKNRKIKKATAQTA from the coding sequence ATGACGGCGGACCATTTGATAATAATAATTTCGGCGCTCGGCGGCGTGATAGGCGGCATGGGAATGGGCGGGGGAACGCTTCTTATCCCGCTCTTGACGCTCGGCGCGGGCGTGGAACAGCATTTGGCGCAGGCGATAAACCTAATAGCGTTCGTGCCTATGTCAATCACAGCGCTCTTTATCCACCGCAAAAACGGCTACGTGGACGTAAAGAATTCATGGGTGATTGCGATCGTCGCGCTCGTCGGCGCGGTGGGCGGAAGTCTGCTAAGCGCGCACGCGGGCGGATACGTTCTTCGTGCGTGCTACGGTGCGTTCCTGATCGCGCTCGGCGCAGTTCAGCTTTTTAAGGCGGTGTTTACGACTATTAAAAATCGTAAAATCAAAAAAGCAACGGCTCAAACTGCGTAA
- a CDS encoding alpha/beta hydrolase: MRITVNGVDCEYEAFNAGDARDTVVFLHGWGGDINSFRGSYNAACEWGVNCLNVAIPPVVPESFGVYDYAALITSLLEKLGIRNPIIVGHSFGGRLAIILAAQGRCKRVMLVDSAGVKPRFSLKKRIRIARYKRAKKRGKTLDGYGSIDYNNLDESMRRVFVRIVNTHLDRLLKNITCRTFIFWGKDDRDTPPYMAKRLHKKIKNSELYFADGGHYSYVDAQIKFNAYLKSFVTE, translated from the coding sequence ATGCGTATAACCGTAAACGGCGTAGATTGCGAATACGAAGCGTTCAATGCAGGCGATGCGCGCGACACGGTCGTGTTCCTGCACGGCTGGGGCGGTGATATAAATTCGTTTCGCGGGAGCTATAACGCAGCTTGCGAGTGGGGTGTAAACTGTTTGAACGTTGCTATTCCGCCTGTCGTTCCCGAAAGCTTCGGCGTGTACGACTACGCCGCGCTGATTACGAGTTTACTTGAAAAGCTTGGTATACGTAACCCGATAATCGTAGGGCACAGCTTCGGCGGGCGGCTTGCGATAATACTCGCGGCGCAGGGCCGGTGCAAGCGGGTGATGCTTGTCGACAGCGCGGGAGTAAAGCCGAGGTTCAGTTTAAAAAAGCGAATACGCATTGCGCGGTACAAGCGCGCCAAAAAACGCGGGAAAACCCTTGACGGATACGGCTCAATCGATTATAATAATCTTGACGAAAGTATGCGGCGCGTGTTCGTGCGTATAGTGAACACGCATCTCGATAGGCTTCTTAAAAACATTACTTGTCGCACGTTTATTTTTTGGGGCAAAGACGACCGCGACACTCCGCCGTACATGGCGAAAAGACTGCATAAAAAAATAAAGAACAGCGAGCTTTACTTCGCGGACGGCGGACATTATTCGTACGTAGACGCGCAGATCAAGTTTAACGCGTATCTCAAATCTTTTGTGACGGAATGA
- a CDS encoding TSUP family transporter — translation MNDKLKNGLIYAGSVAVGFVSGFFGGGGGMLCVPLLERRGLATKTAHATALFVILPICVISAAIYIFNGYFDAVKVFCACIGVTAGGALGAVLLNKLPEVAVAIVFALLMIGIGIKLVIV, via the coding sequence GTGAACGATAAGCTTAAAAACGGATTGATATATGCGGGAAGCGTCGCAGTGGGGTTTGTAAGCGGCTTTTTCGGCGGAGGTGGCGGAATGCTGTGCGTGCCGCTCTTGGAACGGCGCGGGCTTGCAACAAAAACGGCGCACGCAACCGCGCTGTTCGTAATACTGCCTATATGCGTGATAAGCGCGGCGATTTATATTTTTAACGGGTATTTCGACGCGGTTAAGGTTTTTTGCGCGTGCATAGGTGTGACGGCGGGCGGCGCGCTCGGTGCGGTGCTTTTGAACAAGCTCCCTGAAGTCGCGGTCGCGATAGTATTCGCACTGCTCATGATAGGTATCGGGATAAAACTGGTGATAGTATGA
- a CDS encoding RnfABCDGE type electron transport complex subunit D, with amino-acid sequence MRTVSASPHITNKGNSTRRIMIDVLIALLPCLIAVAVFFGYHVIINLVTCLLFCFGTELLYNLILSKKWNRDGVKQSSVTDLSFAVTAVILTLNLPAVMPVNIWGVNATNATGEIVFSFDTVVLCALGSIFAIALVKMLFGGLGRNFANPACTGRIFLFIAFGGAGAFNLTSSIFGSGMAATGATWLGTRESVTGSMLLDMFLGNTATAAVGETCVIAILVGCVYLSVRKVIDFRVPLMTVCSFALFIFLFDVVPSGAKGVDLATETAAHVLSGGLLFGSVFMATDYATSPNTFAGKAVFCVGIGLLTALIRAFGGFPEGFSFALLIMNIVTPLIDKYIVPKPFGYVKPPKKAKNDGKKEASRE; translated from the coding sequence ATGAGAACGGTTTCGGCATCGCCGCACATAACCAATAAAGGCAATTCGACGCGCCGAATCATGATCGACGTGTTGATCGCGCTTTTGCCGTGCCTTATCGCGGTGGCGGTGTTTTTCGGCTACCACGTGATTATCAATCTCGTAACGTGCTTGCTGTTTTGCTTCGGTACGGAATTGCTTTACAACCTGATTTTGAGCAAAAAGTGGAATAGGGACGGGGTAAAACAGTCGAGTGTGACCGATCTGTCGTTTGCCGTTACGGCGGTCATACTGACGCTCAACCTGCCCGCGGTAATGCCCGTTAATATTTGGGGCGTGAACGCTACGAACGCTACGGGCGAGATTGTGTTCAGCTTCGACACCGTCGTTTTGTGCGCGCTCGGCTCGATTTTCGCTATCGCACTCGTAAAAATGCTGTTCGGCGGGCTGGGGCGAAACTTCGCAAACCCCGCTTGCACGGGCAGGATATTCCTGTTTATAGCGTTCGGCGGCGCTGGTGCGTTCAACCTGACGAGCTCGATCTTCGGTAGCGGCATGGCGGCGACGGGCGCGACATGGCTGGGTACGCGCGAGAGCGTTACGGGTAGTATGCTCCTCGATATGTTCCTCGGCAATACCGCGACGGCGGCGGTGGGCGAAACGTGCGTTATCGCAATACTCGTCGGCTGCGTTTATCTCTCCGTAAGAAAGGTTATCGATTTCCGCGTGCCGCTCATGACGGTATGCTCATTCGCGCTGTTCATATTCTTGTTTGACGTAGTACCGAGCGGAGCAAAGGGCGTTGATCTTGCGACCGAAACTGCGGCGCACGTACTGTCGGGCGGACTGCTGTTCGGCTCGGTGTTCATGGCGACCGATTACGCGACGAGCCCCAATACCTTTGCGGGCAAAGCGGTGTTTTGCGTGGGTATAGGACTGCTCACGGCATTGATCCGCGCGTTCGGCGGCTTTCCCGAGGGCTTCTCGTTCGCGCTCTTGATCATGAATATTGTAACGCCGCTTATCGATAAATATATTGTTCCCAAGCCGTTCGGCTATGTGAAACCGCCCAAAAAGGCTAAAAACGACGGGAAAAAGGAGGCGAGCCGTGAGTAA
- a CDS encoding UDP-N-acetylmuramoyl-tripeptide--D-alanyl-D-alanine ligase — protein sequence MELYIAYSLIAVAAALTGFTALPMLKILQLSGYKAKGVVAWWKDTSFDVLIRYASLMLFGFIAMIIFVACFHTFEYVRYCAVAFYILLAVTFIVAEAKSGSNNVKFTGRIARMLAVDCVIMLGLGALVAWATYFSPYCQTLAAALAVFSPFVAIISNYIMLPFEKLNNRKYVKRAKAKLADKKPVVIGITGSFGKTTAKNMLNAMLLTTHTVLATPASYNTPMGVCKTINNDLGDENYFIAELGARYKGDIKELCDIVSPKYGIITAIGDMHLQTLGSRENVANVKFELGKALPEDGLLVLNGYNNDCAVLYDREVSCRKIKTGESEISFDKLVIDGNGTSFELIIGNERFNVNCKLLGAHIPELVCACAAVAVECGVSGENIAKAVNGMPQVKHRLELVPSVDPAVTVIDDGYNSNPVGARNALNVIKRMAGNKIIITPGFVELGPIEKQCNTELGADIAGVCDYAFLVGSRSKEIKKGALNAGMNEDNIKVFDSRDSAVAALKDITGEKVVLFENDLPDNIK from the coding sequence ATGGAACTTTACATTGCTTACAGTTTAATAGCCGTAGCGGCGGCGTTGACGGGGTTCACCGCTCTGCCTATGCTGAAAATCTTGCAGCTTTCGGGCTACAAGGCGAAGGGCGTAGTCGCATGGTGGAAGGATACTTCGTTCGACGTGCTTATTCGCTATGCGTCGCTTATGCTGTTCGGCTTTATCGCAATGATAATTTTCGTCGCGTGCTTCCATACCTTCGAGTACGTGAGATACTGCGCCGTAGCGTTCTATATACTGCTTGCCGTAACGTTTATAGTAGCGGAAGCAAAGAGCGGAAGCAACAACGTTAAGTTCACGGGAAGGATCGCGCGTATGCTCGCGGTCGACTGCGTGATAATGCTCGGGCTCGGCGCGCTCGTGGCGTGGGCGACGTACTTTTCGCCGTATTGCCAAACGCTTGCCGCCGCGCTCGCCGTATTTTCGCCGTTCGTGGCTATCATTTCCAACTATATAATGCTGCCGTTTGAAAAGCTCAATAACAGAAAATATGTAAAGCGGGCGAAAGCCAAGCTTGCGGATAAGAAGCCTGTCGTTATCGGCATTACGGGTAGCTTCGGCAAAACAACGGCTAAGAATATGCTTAACGCTATGCTTTTGACGACGCATACCGTGCTAGCAACCCCCGCAAGCTACAATACACCTATGGGCGTGTGTAAAACGATCAATAATGACCTTGGCGACGAAAACTATTTCATTGCCGAGCTCGGCGCGCGGTATAAGGGCGATATTAAAGAGCTTTGTGATATAGTAAGCCCCAAGTACGGTATAATAACCGCGATCGGCGATATGCACTTGCAAACGTTAGGCTCGCGCGAGAACGTGGCTAATGTTAAGTTTGAGCTCGGTAAAGCGTTGCCCGAGGACGGCTTGCTCGTTTTAAACGGATATAACAATGACTGTGCCGTGCTGTACGATCGTGAAGTATCGTGCCGAAAGATAAAGACGGGCGAAAGTGAAATCTCGTTCGATAAGCTTGTTATCGACGGGAACGGCACGAGCTTCGAGCTTATCATCGGCAATGAAAGATTCAATGTAAACTGCAAGCTTCTCGGCGCGCATATCCCCGAACTCGTTTGCGCGTGTGCGGCGGTTGCCGTGGAATGCGGCGTTAGCGGCGAGAACATAGCTAAGGCGGTAAACGGTATGCCGCAGGTAAAGCATCGGCTCGAACTTGTTCCGTCGGTAGACCCCGCGGTTACGGTAATCGACGACGGGTACAATTCCAACCCCGTCGGCGCAAGGAACGCACTTAACGTTATCAAGAGAATGGCGGGCAATAAGATAATCATAACGCCAGGCTTTGTAGAGCTTGGACCGATCGAAAAACAATGCAATACCGAGCTCGGCGCGGATATTGCGGGTGTTTGCGATTATGCGTTCCTCGTCGGTTCGCGGTCTAAGGAAATCAAAAAGGGCGCGCTCAATGCGGGCATGAACGAGGATAATATAAAAGTGTTCGACAGCCGCGACAGTGCTGTTGCCGCTTTAAAAGACATAACGGGCGAAAAGGTCGTACTGTTCGAGAATGACTTGCCCGATAATATCAAATAA
- a CDS encoding RnfABCDGE type electron transport complex subunit A — protein MLVIVSIVISGILTNNVVLNQSIGMCPFLGVSKKTQSAVGMGLAVTFVITVASVVCWIIYTFVLDPLGVGYLSTVAFILVIASLVQLLDIVLKKLSPTLYGSLGVYLALITTNCAVLGTANSVVAQGLDFFQTLITGISVGIGFTVALILMAGIREKQELYDIPKPFRGFPIALVTAGIMAMAFYGFAGLTF, from the coding sequence ATGCTCGTAATAGTTTCGATAGTGATTTCCGGCATACTCACAAATAACGTAGTGCTCAACCAAAGCATAGGAATGTGCCCCTTCCTCGGCGTCAGCAAAAAAACGCAGTCGGCGGTGGGTATGGGGCTTGCCGTCACCTTCGTAATAACGGTCGCTTCGGTCGTTTGCTGGATAATCTACACCTTCGTTCTTGACCCGCTTGGCGTGGGGTATCTGAGCACCGTCGCGTTCATACTCGTTATCGCTTCGCTCGTTCAGCTACTGGATATAGTGCTCAAAAAGCTTTCGCCCACGCTGTACGGCTCGCTGGGCGTGTACCTGGCGCTTATTACGACAAACTGCGCCGTGCTCGGTACCGCCAACTCGGTCGTTGCGCAGGGCTTGGACTTTTTCCAAACGCTTATAACAGGTATCTCTGTTGGGATAGGGTTCACCGTCGCGCTCATACTCATGGCGGGCATACGCGAAAAGCAAGAGCTTTACGATATACCCAAACCCTTCCGCGGCTTCCCGATAGCGCTCGTTACGGCGGGCATAATGGCTATGGCGTTCTACGGCTTCGCGGGACTTACGTTTTAA
- the rsxE gene encoding electron transport complex subunit RsxE, protein MSKQELKKTALGGLTNNPVFVLVLGMCPTIAKSDNVINALSLGLCTAFVLIFSNLIISALRKVIPDKVHLPAYIVIIASLVTFVQMVVSSFLPSLNDSIGAFISLITVNCIILGRAEAFAGKNKVLPSLIDGLSMGVGFIAAITLLGAVRQLLTVVFGSGFFDKTMGGFIVLGLVMAVFNAVYSIVKNRINNKPLIEKGGA, encoded by the coding sequence ATGAGTAAGCAAGAACTGAAAAAGACGGCGCTCGGCGGACTTACGAACAACCCCGTGTTCGTGCTAGTGCTCGGTATGTGCCCGACGATAGCCAAGTCCGATAACGTAATAAACGCCTTGTCGCTCGGGCTGTGCACGGCGTTCGTTTTGATATTCTCCAACCTGATAATATCGGCGCTACGCAAGGTGATACCCGACAAGGTGCATCTTCCCGCATACATAGTTATAATCGCTTCGCTCGTCACTTTCGTGCAAATGGTAGTGTCGTCGTTCCTGCCGTCGCTAAACGACAGTATCGGCGCGTTTATATCGCTCATTACGGTCAACTGCATAATTTTAGGGCGTGCCGAAGCATTTGCCGGCAAGAATAAGGTACTGCCGTCGCTCATCGACGGACTGAGCATGGGCGTGGGCTTTATCGCCGCAATAACGTTGCTCGGTGCGGTGCGGCAGCTGTTGACGGTCGTTTTCGGCAGCGGGTTTTTCGATAAAACCATGGGCGGGTTTATTGTGCTCGGGCTTGTGATGGCTGTGTTCAACGCCGTGTATTCGATAGTTAAGAATAGGATAAACAATAAGCCGCTTATCGAAAAGGGTGGTGCGTGA
- a CDS encoding pyridoxamine 5'-phosphate oxidase family protein, with amino-acid sequence MDKEQILQFISEQKTAFIGSVNEQGYPVIRAMLAPRKIDGNYIYFSTNTSSNKVKQYTENEKACIYFYKRGKFKYQGVTIIGEMEICTDQATKDMIWHFGDKIFYKKGVTDPDYCVLKFKCKTAEYYFDFKIETIEF; translated from the coding sequence ATGGATAAAGAGCAGATATTACAGTTTATTTCCGAACAAAAAACGGCGTTTATAGGCTCGGTGAACGAGCAAGGCTATCCCGTGATCAGGGCAATGTTGGCGCCTCGTAAAATCGACGGTAATTACATATATTTTTCAACCAATACCTCGTCCAATAAAGTTAAACAGTATACTGAAAACGAAAAGGCGTGTATATATTTCTACAAGCGCGGTAAGTTTAAGTATCAAGGCGTTACGATAATAGGCGAGATGGAAATTTGTACAGATCAAGCGACAAAGGATATGATTTGGCATTTCGGCGATAAGATATTTTATAAGAAAGGCGTAACCGATCCCGACTATTGCGTTTTGAAATTTAAATGCAAAACGGCCGAATACTATTTCGATTTTAAGATAGAAACGATTGAATTCTAA
- the tsaE gene encoding tRNA (adenosine(37)-N6)-threonylcarbamoyltransferase complex ATPase subunit type 1 TsaE — translation MLALGKKLGKRLSGGDVILLTGELGAGKTVLCKGIAKGLGVKAPVVSPTFTIMNEYFGRVKFCHFDAYRLEDAEEAVGAGLTDFIGNDECLCAVEWWENIESLFDGLNVVHITIEKTAGDKREVTIEYNGSN, via the coding sequence ATGCTTGCGCTCGGGAAAAAGCTCGGGAAAAGGCTTAGTGGCGGCGACGTGATATTGCTTACTGGCGAGCTCGGCGCTGGCAAGACCGTGCTGTGTAAGGGTATAGCGAAGGGCTTGGGCGTAAAAGCGCCCGTGGTCAGTCCCACGTTCACAATAATGAACGAGTATTTCGGCAGGGTCAAGTTTTGCCACTTCGACGCCTACCGCTTGGAGGACGCCGAGGAAGCCGTCGGCGCGGGGCTTACCGACTTTATAGGCAACGACGAATGTCTGTGCGCCGTCGAGTGGTGGGAGAATATCGAAAGCCTTTTCGACGGGCTGAACGTAGTACATATTACTATCGAAAAGACTGCGGGCGATAAGCGCGAAGTCACAATAGAATACAACGGAAGCAATTGA
- the tsaB gene encoding tRNA (adenosine(37)-N6)-threonylcarbamoyltransferase complex dimerization subunit type 1 TsaB: MEKNCLFINTAEGTRVLLRANDEYYFDVNLRNSGSETLMPMIDELLKKANISIRNIDVFGACIGPGSFTGLRIGLTTIKAFCYSLGKPCFGVNNLLLNSYNNINGKVISVADAGNNVCYIALYENGVEVEPARCVTIDEASSIIKKRRDYALSTDVRLGCVFPNPSVGISAREMRKAMETHIDLAKPERELTPLYIRKAQPERGAGDL; this comes from the coding sequence ATGGAGAAAAACTGCTTATTTATAAATACCGCTGAGGGAACGCGCGTTCTGCTCAGAGCGAACGACGAGTACTATTTCGACGTCAACCTTAGAAACTCGGGGTCTGAAACGCTCATGCCTATGATCGACGAGCTATTAAAGAAAGCGAATATTTCCATAAGGAATATAGACGTTTTCGGCGCGTGCATAGGTCCCGGCTCGTTTACAGGCTTGCGCATAGGTCTTACCACTATAAAAGCGTTCTGTTATAGCCTGGGTAAGCCCTGCTTCGGTGTAAACAATCTACTTCTTAATTCATATAACAATATAAACGGGAAAGTAATTTCTGTTGCCGACGCGGGCAATAACGTTTGCTATATCGCGCTGTACGAGAACGGCGTGGAAGTGGAACCCGCGCGGTGCGTTACGATCGACGAGGCGTCGTCCATAATAAAAAAGCGCCGCGATTACGCCCTGTCGACCGACGTCAGGCTCGGTTGTGTATTCCCCAATCCGTCGGTGGGAATATCCGCGCGCGAAATGAGAAAAGCGATGGAAACGCATATCGACCTAGCTAAGCCCGAACGCGAGCTCACGCCGCTCTATATAAGAAAGGCTCAGCCTGAGCGCGGGGCGGGCGATCTGTGA